CGCTGGTGGTGTACATGGGTTTGGGCGAGGCGCCGCGCATTGCGGCCGAGCTGATGGCGCACGGCCACGCTGCCGAAACGCCGGTGGCGGCTGTGGCCAGTGCCACCACGCCGCAGCAGCGCGTGGTGACGACCACGCTGGGTGCGCTGGCGCAGACGCTGGCAGGCTCAGGACTGGAGTCGCCGGTGCTGCTGATCATCGGCAGCGTGGTGACGCTGCATGGGGATCTCTACCCGCTGATCGAGCAGGCGAAGCGGGGCATGCCGGAAATGGCCTGAGCAGCCAGCTTGCTTGCCCTGCTCGGAGTGTTCGGGCGGATGACCGCCCAGCGCAGCACACGGTCACTCGGCTGGCGGCAATCGGCAGGCGGAACAGTGGCGCCGCTTTTTGTTGGACACGCGTGCGCGCCCCGTCAGTCTTCCTCGGGAAATTCTGGCGCGATGCGCATCAGCACGCCGTCGTAATTCTCCTCGGGCTCGACGCGATAATCCAGCCCGCGATCGGCCAGCATGGACACCAGCGGCTGCGGAAAGCGCGGCAGCAGGAAGGCCCAGTAGCCGCAGGCGGGCACGGGGTCGGCAATGGCGTCCATGATGACCAGCATGGGTTCTGGCGGCGGCAACTTGCGCAGGTCGATCGGCTTGACCGGTTCGGATGCGTGGCTGTCAGTCATGGAGGCTCCCGGGGAATGTTGTTATTGGCTGGTGGGCTGGATGGCCCGGACCTGCCGGACATCCGGCAGGGATCAGGACTTGGTCTTGGCAGAGGTTTGTGCGAACAGCAGCATGCCCGAGGGGTTGCTGACGGTGATGTCCTTGCCGTCGACCTGGATGAAGCCGGCCGTGGTGAGCTGGTTGAGCACGCGCGAGAAGGTCTCGGGTGCCAGGCTCAGGCGCGAAGCGATCAGGTTCTTGTTGACGGGCAGGCTGACGGTGAAAGCCTCTGCTTCCGGCGTCTCGCTCAGTTGTACCAGATAGCCCGCAACGCGCTGCAGCGGGTTTTCCATGGAGTAGCGCTCCACGTCCTGCACGAAGGTGTGCAGGCGCATGGACAGGCCGGCCAGCAGGTGGCGCGCGAAGGACTTGTCGGTTTCGATGGCGTCGGAAATCACGCTCTCGCTCACGTGCAGCAGCATGCTGTCTTCGAGCACATGGGCGCTGACCGGATAGGGGCGACGCAGGAACATGACGGCTTCGCCGAAGCTCTGGCCGGTCTGCACGATCTCGATGACCTTCTCGTTGCCCTGCGGCGAGGTGATGAAGAGCTTGACGCGGCCATAGACCACCAGCCAGAGCCCGTCGCAGGGGTCGTCGCGGTGGAACAGGTCGCGGCCTTTTTCGATGCGGATTTCCCGGATGCCGGGCATGAGGGACTCGATCTGGGCGTCGTTCAGCT
The DNA window shown above is from Brachymonas denitrificans and carries:
- a CDS encoding Crp/Fnr family transcriptional regulator — protein: MRKEVDVRKLVRYQPLFQELNDAQIESLMPGIREIRIEKGRDLFHRDDPCDGLWLVVYGRVKLFITSPQGNEKVIEIVQTGQSFGEAVMFLRRPYPVSAHVLEDSMLLHVSESVISDAIETDKSFARHLLAGLSMRLHTFVQDVERYSMENPLQRVAGYLVQLSETPEAEAFTVSLPVNKNLIASRLSLAPETFSRVLNQLTTAGFIQVDGKDITVSNPSGMLLFAQTSAKTKS